Proteins encoded together in one Mycobacterium sp. MS1601 window:
- a CDS encoding TetR/AcrR family transcriptional regulator has protein sequence MTADRPPAKSPRANGSRRELLLKVAADLFIEHPYDSVTVEMLCAKAGISAPGLYRHFRNKQALLIAVVEDPIGALHEFARKAAEADTDPHTTLTAMVDFHIHSVLEGPPTPLIFLKNEHSFPEADRRRIRRSMNLYAEEWISVVTRLRPDLSEPAVRLLTQSVFSMLNAAATLHKGLDHNTILTTMSTAAYNALTASDQPPRPTEAT, from the coding sequence ATGACTGCAGACCGCCCCCCAGCCAAGTCGCCCCGCGCGAACGGTTCTCGTCGAGAGCTGTTGCTGAAGGTGGCTGCGGACCTATTCATCGAGCACCCCTACGACTCGGTCACCGTCGAAATGCTGTGTGCGAAAGCAGGAATCTCCGCACCCGGTCTCTATCGCCACTTCCGGAACAAACAAGCTCTGCTCATCGCCGTCGTGGAAGACCCGATCGGTGCGCTTCACGAGTTCGCGCGAAAGGCCGCCGAGGCGGATACCGACCCGCATACGACCCTGACGGCCATGGTGGACTTCCATATCCACAGCGTCTTGGAGGGACCGCCGACTCCGCTCATTTTCCTCAAGAACGAGCACTCGTTTCCCGAAGCCGACCGTCGTCGCATTCGCCGCTCCATGAATCTCTATGCCGAGGAATGGATCTCGGTGGTGACACGGCTTCGCCCGGACTTGTCCGAGCCAGCGGTACGACTTCTGACCCAGAGCGTCTTCTCCATGCTCAATGCCGCTGCGACACTGCACAAGGGCCTGGACCACAACACGATCCTCACCACGATGTCCACCGCGGCGTACAACGCGCTCACAGCGTCCGACCAGCCGCCGAGGCCAACCGAAGCTACGTGA